The proteins below come from a single Psychrobacter sp. FDAARGOS_221 genomic window:
- the glnD gene encoding [protein-PII] uridylyltransferase gives MFIPEPTDTLITPLPDISNVITDSTCNARNLGIPNWLKQLEQDISQALAKGVNIRQLVSARASAIDELLIALFEYHELDQTRLALFAVGGYGRGELSPYSDVDILLLSPEPLTESESLKVDAFVARLWDIGIEPGLAVRSIEDCLQVAADITVATNLLEARLLVGNDDLSGVPNNVVQEVWSQKDFYDAKMAEARARYINHNSTEYNLEPDIKKSPGGLRDIHTIGWITKRYFRISKLYDLVPQDFLTEKEFDELMFAEGFLWQIRHHLHHLTGRNENSLLFDYQRDIARLMGYEQTEDDEPNTAVENFMRDYYRCAMQISTLSEMLTSHYYETLIEARLPEAQRPKKSVLNARFNQIGDHIAIAHHHVFAQHPDAILEMFLLMGEHGIKYIRTRTLRALKIAARGMDQAYRDNPVHQALFLDNLKQQNYLFHRLRIMKRYGVLAGYMPQFVNLIGLMQYDLFHRYTVDEHILLLVRMLHRFSDPKYKDDFALVSSIYQRIERKEILVLAAIFHDIAKGRGGDHSELGESDAIEFCLTHGMSESDAKLIGWLTRYHLLMSMTAQKQDISDPEVVTKFANLVGNVTHLNHLYVLTVADMNATNPQLWNSWRASLMKQLYTQTRRILRADLDAPTNRQDMITTTRQQALALLDKADNKHMNREEVLALWDELGDEYFLRELPEAIMWHTEAILNHPPLGKASDNSSEPLIVLREHQELALDAVQIFIYTQNQANLFAVTMAVFDQMNLDVLDARIITATRDFALDSYVLLDRHGTLLSDPESREELSRRLVDAFRSPETPRLVQKRLPRRLKNFQVPTRIDFQYNEASRQHIMSLTTLDQPGLLARIGQVFLKQSIEVHAARITTLGERAEDMFYISDIGDAPLSEAKLERLKQALEDVLSPASN, from the coding sequence ATGTTTATCCCTGAACCTACAGATACGCTTATCACTCCCCTACCCGATATTAGCAATGTCATCACCGACAGTACCTGCAATGCTCGTAATTTGGGAATTCCAAACTGGCTAAAACAATTAGAACAAGATATTTCGCAAGCACTGGCTAAGGGCGTCAATATTCGTCAACTGGTCAGCGCCCGAGCGAGTGCGATTGATGAGCTGCTAATCGCTTTATTTGAATATCATGAGCTCGATCAGACCCGACTGGCGCTATTTGCAGTTGGCGGCTATGGACGTGGTGAACTGTCGCCCTACTCTGACGTTGATATCTTATTGTTATCTCCAGAGCCTCTGACCGAGTCAGAATCACTCAAAGTCGATGCTTTTGTAGCAAGACTATGGGATATTGGCATTGAGCCTGGTTTGGCGGTACGTAGTATCGAAGACTGCTTACAGGTCGCCGCCGACATCACGGTCGCGACCAACTTACTTGAAGCGCGTCTACTTGTCGGTAATGATGACTTAAGCGGCGTGCCTAATAATGTGGTACAAGAAGTCTGGTCACAAAAAGACTTTTATGATGCCAAGATGGCAGAGGCGCGTGCCCGCTATATCAATCATAACAGCACAGAATACAATCTTGAGCCGGATATCAAAAAATCTCCTGGCGGCTTACGTGACATCCATACCATTGGTTGGATTACCAAACGCTATTTTCGTATTAGCAAGCTTTATGACTTAGTACCGCAAGACTTTTTAACCGAAAAAGAATTCGATGAGCTGATGTTTGCCGAAGGCTTTTTATGGCAAATTCGTCATCACCTGCATCATTTAACAGGCCGTAATGAGAACTCACTGCTGTTTGATTATCAGCGTGATATCGCAAGACTGATGGGTTATGAGCAAACCGAAGACGATGAGCCCAACACCGCTGTCGAAAACTTTATGCGCGATTACTATCGATGCGCAATGCAGATTTCAACCTTATCAGAGATGCTGACCTCGCACTATTATGAGACCTTGATTGAGGCACGCCTGCCTGAGGCGCAGCGCCCTAAAAAGTCTGTGCTCAACGCCCGCTTTAATCAAATTGGTGATCATATCGCCATTGCCCATCATCATGTGTTTGCTCAGCATCCTGATGCGATACTCGAGATGTTCTTACTGATGGGCGAGCATGGGATTAAATATATTCGCACTCGAACCTTAAGAGCGTTAAAAATTGCTGCCCGCGGTATGGATCAAGCTTATCGTGACAATCCGGTGCATCAAGCCTTATTTTTAGACAATTTAAAACAGCAAAATTACCTCTTCCATCGTCTGCGTATTATGAAGCGCTATGGCGTATTGGCCGGTTATATGCCGCAGTTTGTCAATCTTATTGGACTGATGCAGTACGACTTATTCCATCGTTATACGGTCGATGAGCATATCTTGCTACTGGTGCGCATGCTGCATCGTTTTAGTGACCCTAAATACAAAGATGACTTTGCACTGGTAAGCTCCATTTACCAACGTATTGAGCGCAAAGAGATACTGGTACTGGCAGCCATTTTCCATGATATTGCCAAAGGCCGCGGCGGTGACCACAGTGAGCTTGGCGAATCCGATGCCATTGAGTTTTGCTTAACCCATGGCATGAGTGAGAGTGATGCCAAACTGATCGGTTGGCTGACCCGTTATCACTTATTGATGTCAATGACTGCCCAAAAGCAAGATATCTCAGACCCAGAAGTAGTGACTAAATTTGCCAATCTGGTCGGTAACGTGACCCATCTTAACCATCTGTATGTGCTAACGGTTGCTGATATGAACGCTACTAATCCACAGCTATGGAACAGTTGGCGCGCCTCATTAATGAAGCAGCTGTATACCCAAACTCGACGTATTTTACGTGCAGATTTGGATGCTCCGACCAACCGTCAGGATATGATTACTACCACTCGTCAGCAAGCGCTCGCTTTATTAGATAAAGCAGACAATAAGCACATGAATCGTGAAGAAGTACTGGCGCTATGGGATGAGCTGGGCGATGAGTACTTTTTGCGTGAATTACCCGAAGCGATTATGTGGCATACCGAAGCCATCTTAAATCACCCACCGCTGGGTAAAGCTTCTGATAACAGCAGTGAGCCCTTGATTGTATTGCGTGAGCATCAAGAATTGGCATTGGATGCGGTACAAATTTTCATTTACACTCAAAATCAAGCCAATTTATTTGCTGTCACCATGGCGGTATTTGATCAGATGAACTTAGATGTTCTCGATGCCAGAATTATCACGGCCACTCGTGACTTTGCGCTCGACTCTTACGTTTTGCTAGACCGTCATGGCACCTTGCTCAGTGACCCCGAATCACGTGAAGAGTTAAGTCGCCGCTTAGTGGATGCTTTTAGAAGCCCAGAAACTCCGAGACTGGTGCAAAAAAGACTGCCTCGACGCTTAAAGAATTTCCAAGTGCCGACGCGTATTGATTTTCAATACAATGAAGCCAGTCGTCAGCACATTATGAGTCTGACTACCCTTGATCAGCCCGGCTTGTTGGCGCGCATCGGCCAAGTATTTTTAAAGCAAAGCATCGAGGTGCATGCGGCGCGTATTACCACCTTAGGTGAACGCGCAGAAGATATGTTCTACATTAGTGATATTGGTGATGCACCGCTTAGTGAGGCCAAGCTTGAACGCTTAAAGCAGGCGCTAGAGGATGTACTAAGTCCTGCATCGAACTAA
- the rpsB gene encoding 30S ribosomal protein S2 — MSNSPTNMPMRDLLQAGAHFGHQTRFWNPKMNQYIFGARNKIHIINLEYTVKAFNDALTYVNGLAAKNNKILFVGTKRAASEVIREQALRAGQPYVDHRWLGGMLTNWKTLRQSINRLKELEKQAEDGTFAKLTKREALERTRAMEKLERSLGGIKNMGGLPDAIFVVDVDHEAIAIKEAKNLGIPVIGIVDTNSNPDNVDYVIPANDDAIRAVTLYVTRMADAIIAGKEYAKTQAGGNAETPVAAEEAPAEEAATDSAE, encoded by the coding sequence ATGTCAAACAGTCCAACTAACATGCCAATGCGCGATCTTTTACAAGCCGGCGCTCACTTCGGTCACCAAACTCGTTTTTGGAACCCAAAAATGAACCAGTACATCTTTGGTGCACGTAACAAAATTCATATCATTAACCTAGAGTACACTGTAAAAGCATTCAACGATGCTTTAACTTATGTTAATGGTCTAGCTGCTAAAAACAACAAAATCTTATTTGTTGGTACTAAGCGCGCGGCAAGTGAAGTAATCCGTGAGCAAGCACTACGTGCTGGCCAGCCATACGTTGACCATCGTTGGTTAGGTGGTATGTTGACTAACTGGAAAACATTACGCCAGTCAATCAATCGTCTAAAAGAACTAGAAAAACAAGCCGAAGACGGTACTTTTGCTAAGCTAACTAAGCGTGAAGCATTAGAGCGTACCCGTGCTATGGAAAAACTAGAGCGCTCTTTAGGCGGTATCAAAAACATGGGCGGCTTACCTGACGCTATCTTCGTTGTTGACGTTGACCATGAAGCAATCGCTATTAAAGAAGCTAAAAACCTAGGTATCCCAGTTATCGGTATCGTAGATACTAACTCAAACCCAGACAACGTTGACTACGTTATCCCAGCTAACGACGACGCAATCCGTGCTGTAACTTTATACGTTACTCGTATGGCTGATGCGATCATCGCTGGTAAAGAATACGCTAAAACTCAAGCAGGCGGTAATGCTGAAACTCCAGTAGCAGCAGAAGAAGCACCTGCAGAAGAAGCAGCAACTGATTCAGCTGAGTAA
- the tsf gene encoding translation elongation factor Ts — protein sequence MSKISAKLVKELRDRTGLGMMECKKALEETGGDVEQAIDNLRKSGQAKAAKKAGNIAADGAIVIAQEGNKAILLEVNCQTDFVAKDENFTAFADKVAELALANNKTEAADISALDYGNGQTVEEARVALVQKIGENIQVRRAKIVEGDNLASYRHGLRIGVVVSTEGGNEESGKSLAMHIAAFNPVAVNDTDVPADLLAREKEIAEAKARESGKPDNIIEKMIEGGLRKYLDEVVLVRQAYVMDNDKKVGDVLKADGVTVKEFVRFEVGEGIEKKEEDFAAEVAAAQAAAAK from the coding sequence ATGTCAAAGATTTCTGCTAAGTTAGTAAAAGAGCTACGTGACCGCACTGGCCTTGGCATGATGGAATGTAAAAAAGCCCTAGAAGAAACTGGCGGCGATGTTGAGCAAGCAATCGACAACTTACGTAAATCAGGTCAAGCTAAAGCAGCCAAAAAAGCGGGTAACATCGCAGCTGACGGCGCTATCGTTATCGCTCAAGAAGGCAACAAAGCTATCCTTCTTGAAGTAAACTGCCAAACTGACTTCGTTGCTAAAGACGAAAACTTCACTGCGTTCGCTGACAAAGTAGCTGAACTTGCACTTGCAAACAACAAAACTGAAGCTGCTGACATCTCAGCACTAGACTATGGTAATGGTCAAACTGTTGAAGAAGCTCGTGTTGCTCTAGTACAAAAAATTGGTGAGAACATCCAAGTACGTCGTGCAAAAATCGTTGAAGGCGACAACCTAGCATCATACCGTCACGGTCTACGTATCGGTGTTGTGGTTTCAACTGAAGGTGGCAACGAAGAAAGCGGTAAGAGCTTAGCAATGCACATCGCTGCATTCAACCCAGTTGCAGTAAACGACACTGACGTACCTGCTGATCTTTTAGCACGTGAAAAAGAAATCGCTGAAGCGAAAGCTCGTGAGTCTGGCAAGCCTGACAACATCATCGAAAAAATGATTGAAGGTGGCCTACGTAAGTACCTAGACGAAGTTGTTCTAGTACGTCAAGCATACGTAATGGACAATGACAAGAAAGTTGGCGACGTACTTAAAGCTGACGGCGTAACTGTTAAAGAATTCGTTCGCTTTGAAGTAGGCGAAGGTATCGAGAAGAAAGAAGAAGACTTCGCTGCTGAAGTTGCTGCTGCTCAGGCCGCTGCTGCTAAGTAA
- the map gene encoding type I methionyl aminopeptidase, with the protein MTNPNNLILAPDAIEKMRVAGKLASDVLVMLDEHVKEGVTTEALNKLAHDYIVDVQGAIPAPLNYGHPPFPKSVCTSVNHVVCHGIPTENKILKDGDIINIDVTVIKDGYYGDTSKMWIIGEGSIMAQRICDVAQKALYAGMAAVKNGAHLGDIGAAIQEVVEPERFSIVREFCGHGISNQFHHEPQVMHYGRKGTGMELKTGMTFTIEPMINQGTWKTKILPDQWTAITKDRKLSAQWEHTLMVTDNGCEVFTTRPEEDLSFLTT; encoded by the coding sequence ATGACTAATCCAAACAATCTAATTCTTGCACCCGATGCAATTGAGAAAATGAGAGTTGCCGGTAAACTTGCCAGCGACGTATTAGTAATGCTTGATGAGCACGTTAAAGAAGGCGTGACCACTGAAGCTCTAAATAAATTAGCGCACGACTATATCGTTGATGTGCAAGGTGCGATTCCTGCTCCATTGAACTATGGTCATCCGCCATTCCCAAAATCAGTGTGTACCTCAGTCAACCACGTGGTGTGTCATGGTATCCCAACTGAAAATAAAATCCTAAAAGATGGCGACATTATCAATATCGATGTGACCGTCATTAAAGATGGCTACTATGGCGATACCTCAAAAATGTGGATTATCGGCGAAGGCTCTATCATGGCTCAGCGCATCTGTGATGTGGCGCAAAAAGCACTGTATGCTGGTATGGCTGCCGTAAAAAATGGCGCACACCTAGGTGATATCGGTGCTGCAATTCAAGAAGTGGTCGAACCTGAGCGCTTTAGCATTGTGCGTGAGTTCTGTGGTCACGGTATCAGTAACCAATTCCACCATGAGCCTCAAGTGATGCACTATGGCCGTAAAGGCACGGGTATGGAGCTTAAAACGGGTATGACCTTTACCATTGAGCCAATGATTAACCAAGGTACGTGGAAGACCAAAATCCTACCCGATCAGTGGACAGCGATTACTAAAGACCGTAAATTATCTGCACAGTGGGAGCACACCCTAATGGTGACTGACAATGGCTGTGAAGTATTTACTACCCGTCCTGAAGAAGATCTAAGCTTTTTAACCACTTAG
- the ppc gene encoding phosphoenolpyruvate carboxylase yields the protein MPLNNDLLRSRVRLLGSLLGDTIIRQADEQTVKTIETLRKGFIQERRNPNPDNKKQLIELIASLDNKTLKHVIRAFSIYFFLANLTEENVLREERQVLKEQTNHFWEGSFRHTLLECRQRNIDAQQIKELIDQLRFIPVFTAHPTEARRRTTMNILQSLYAHNTALNENEEGSSAYEEAKRKVAETIDLLWSSDEVRTRKPLVYDEINNGLHYFNASLFTAIPQVYRNIKNAINDIYPELSDYPLPAFVNFGSWIGGDRDGNPFVTHETTEMAVLMHANTVLRHYQVLIRKLRRQLVHSDTIISISPDIYQRIKDYQDLDKKVFYYNLDDYHNEPYRRLLSLVLAKIQATNEHIQSQGSNPEAAADAYQDPQALLDDLRLIRQSVTKHDAAQAEGLLLDIIRLVKTCGFHLASLDIRQDSGYHGEVIADIFASASNLPDYNSLSETERQQWLTRLLQQPGTPLIYTEYLSEQTQEQLALTKSVAKLRKLVGENTFGSYVISMTNNASQLLEVLLLMRFAGLSGIDEDGHLFAALPVAPLFETIEDLKNIDKILPTVLDIPLYRTLLEHSDNTQEIMLGYSDSSKDGGIITSAWQLYSAQQTITKIAKQYGIQTRLFHGRGGSVSRGGGPTHQAIAAQPAGTLNGQIKFTEQGEVLYAKYANSDTAVFELTMGITGALKATSSRFVEQPTQLERYESLFARLAEAGEQQYRALTDNTEGFYHFYSQATPVQEISLLNIGSRPAHRKKGLPSKSTIRAIPWVFGWSLARFTLPAWYGVGSALESVKQDEALMKEMNQNWPFFHAFISNIEMAFTKSELSIAHAYSQLCDDDRLRDDIMQAVTKEHDLTEAGLNSLLDQSSLLSKQQDLASSLEWRNAYLDPINYIQIELLKRLRQDKDVEANDSKLKDGVADDILTEELSVVDPLIRSINALAAGLRNTG from the coding sequence ATGCCATTAAATAATGACTTATTACGCTCACGTGTTAGGCTGCTCGGCTCACTGCTAGGCGATACCATTATCCGCCAAGCCGATGAGCAGACGGTTAAAACCATTGAGACCCTGCGTAAAGGCTTTATTCAAGAGCGCCGAAACCCCAATCCTGACAATAAGAAACAATTAATTGAACTGATTGCCTCACTCGATAACAAAACCTTAAAACATGTGATTCGCGCGTTTTCTATTTACTTCTTCTTGGCCAATTTGACAGAAGAAAATGTACTGCGTGAAGAACGACAAGTACTAAAAGAGCAAACCAATCACTTCTGGGAAGGCTCGTTCCGTCATACCTTGCTTGAATGCCGCCAACGTAATATCGACGCACAGCAAATCAAAGAGCTTATCGATCAGTTAAGATTTATTCCGGTGTTTACGGCGCATCCTACTGAGGCACGCCGACGCACGACCATGAATATCTTGCAAAGCTTATATGCTCACAATACGGCGCTTAATGAAAATGAGGAAGGCAGTAGCGCCTACGAAGAAGCCAAACGAAAAGTGGCAGAAACCATCGACTTGCTATGGTCGTCTGACGAAGTACGTACCCGTAAGCCGCTGGTTTATGATGAAATCAATAATGGTCTACATTATTTTAATGCCAGCTTGTTTACTGCGATTCCACAAGTCTATCGCAATATCAAAAACGCCATTAACGACATATATCCAGAACTGAGTGACTACCCTCTGCCAGCTTTTGTTAACTTTGGTTCTTGGATTGGCGGTGATAGAGACGGTAACCCATTTGTCACCCATGAAACCACCGAAATGGCGGTGTTGATGCATGCCAATACGGTGCTACGTCACTATCAGGTATTGATCAGAAAATTACGCCGTCAACTGGTGCATAGCGATACCATTATCTCGATTTCACCAGACATTTATCAGCGTATTAAGGACTACCAAGACCTCGATAAAAAGGTGTTCTATTACAACCTAGATGACTATCACAACGAGCCCTACCGCCGCTTACTGTCATTGGTGTTAGCAAAAATTCAGGCTACCAATGAGCACATCCAAAGCCAAGGCAGCAATCCTGAAGCAGCAGCCGATGCCTATCAAGACCCACAAGCACTGCTCGATGACTTACGCTTAATTCGTCAAAGCGTGACCAAGCATGATGCGGCACAAGCGGAAGGCTTATTATTAGACATCATTCGCTTGGTTAAAACCTGTGGCTTCCACTTGGCCTCTCTCGATATTCGCCAAGACTCTGGCTACCATGGCGAAGTCATCGCTGACATTTTTGCCAGTGCCTCGAACTTGCCTGACTATAATAGCCTGAGTGAAACAGAGCGTCAGCAGTGGCTGACTCGTCTATTACAACAGCCAGGAACGCCGCTCATTTATACCGAATATTTAAGCGAGCAAACGCAAGAGCAATTAGCCTTAACGAAATCGGTAGCTAAGCTGCGTAAATTGGTAGGCGAAAACACATTTGGCAGTTATGTCATCTCTATGACTAATAATGCCAGTCAGTTGCTAGAAGTGCTGTTATTAATGCGCTTTGCTGGGCTGTCAGGTATCGATGAAGATGGCCACCTATTTGCGGCACTGCCTGTGGCACCATTATTTGAAACCATCGAAGATCTTAAGAACATTGATAAAATCTTGCCAACGGTGTTGGACATTCCACTGTATCGCACCTTATTAGAGCATTCAGACAATACACAAGAGATTATGCTTGGGTATTCAGACTCCTCTAAAGATGGCGGGATTATCACCTCTGCTTGGCAACTGTATAGCGCTCAACAAACCATTACTAAGATTGCCAAGCAATATGGTATCCAAACCCGCCTGTTCCATGGGCGTGGTGGTTCGGTCAGTCGTGGCGGTGGCCCAACTCACCAAGCGATTGCTGCTCAGCCAGCCGGTACTTTAAATGGTCAAATCAAGTTTACTGAACAGGGCGAAGTACTGTATGCCAAATACGCCAACTCAGACACTGCAGTGTTTGAGCTTACCATGGGTATTACTGGCGCCTTAAAAGCGACCTCTTCTCGCTTCGTTGAGCAGCCCACACAGTTAGAGCGCTATGAGTCTTTATTTGCACGCTTAGCCGAAGCTGGTGAGCAGCAATACCGTGCTTTGACCGACAACACCGAGGGCTTTTATCACTTCTATTCTCAGGCCACGCCGGTACAAGAGATTTCTCTGCTCAATATTGGCTCACGCCCTGCACACCGCAAAAAAGGCCTACCTAGCAAATCAACCATTCGCGCCATTCCATGGGTGTTCGGTTGGTCACTAGCACGCTTTACCCTACCTGCTTGGTATGGTGTCGGTAGTGCGCTTGAAAGCGTTAAGCAAGATGAGGCATTAATGAAAGAGATGAACCAAAATTGGCCATTCTTCCATGCCTTTATTAGCAATATTGAAATGGCATTTACCAAGTCTGAGTTAAGTATCGCGCATGCCTATAGCCAACTGTGCGACGATGACAGATTGCGTGACGATATCATGCAAGCCGTTACCAAAGAGCATGACTTAACCGAAGCAGGACTAAACTCACTGCTTGATCAAAGCTCATTGTTATCGAAGCAGCAAGATCTGGCCAGCTCTCTAGAATGGCGTAATGCTTATCTTGATCCGATTAACTATATTCAGATTGAATTGTTAAAGCGCTTACGTCAGGATAAAGATGTCGAAGCGAATGACTCTAAGCTAAAAGATGGGGTTGCCGATGATATCTTAACCGAAGAGCTGTCTGTGGTAGATCCTCTAATCCGTAGTATTAACGCCTTGGCAGCGGGTCTACGTAACACAGGTTAA
- the dapC gene encoding succinyldiaminopimelate transaminase: protein MNPKLSLLHPYPFAKMATLLADSEAASDYDTIKLGIGEPKHQPPQFVLEVLANQLNKVQNYPSTNGMPELRESIASWLKQRFHLNSISTDSQIIPVMGTREALFSFVQAAIDPTLSNANTTELGLEKNGDESPLIVMPNPFYQIYEGAALLAGATPYFVPCTASNDFKGDYQSLPNDVWERAQIVFVCSPNNPTGAVFDLQDWQALIELSDRHDFIIASDECYSELYFDNPPMGLLQACAELGRDDYKNCVVFHSLSKRSNLPGLRSGFIAGDSALLKPYLQYRTYQGCALPLHHQLASIAAWQDEAHVEHNRQLYAQKFDLWMQQLGNQLKLRRPDAGFYLWVQVPDQFTDAQGDLDDEAFVKVLYEHLNIHALAGRYLSREVDGFNPGKGFVRLALVASVEESEQAIARIKTLFE, encoded by the coding sequence ATGAATCCAAAATTAAGCTTACTTCACCCATACCCTTTTGCCAAAATGGCCACGTTACTGGCAGATTCAGAGGCAGCCAGTGACTATGACACCATTAAGCTGGGCATTGGTGAACCCAAACACCAGCCGCCACAGTTTGTATTGGAAGTGCTCGCTAATCAGTTAAATAAAGTACAAAACTATCCGTCGACCAATGGCATGCCTGAGCTGCGTGAGTCCATAGCCAGTTGGTTAAAGCAGCGCTTTCATCTCAATAGTATTAGTACTGACTCTCAGATTATTCCAGTGATGGGCACACGTGAGGCACTATTTAGCTTTGTACAAGCGGCTATTGATCCGACCCTCTCTAATGCTAACACCACAGAATTAGGTTTAGAGAAAAATGGCGATGAGTCACCGCTGATTGTGATGCCCAATCCGTTTTACCAGATTTATGAAGGTGCTGCGCTGTTGGCCGGTGCCACGCCATACTTTGTGCCGTGCACTGCCAGTAATGACTTTAAAGGCGATTATCAGTCACTGCCAAACGACGTTTGGGAGCGTGCTCAGATTGTGTTTGTGTGTAGCCCAAATAATCCCACTGGCGCCGTGTTTGACTTGCAAGATTGGCAAGCTTTGATTGAGTTATCAGATAGACATGACTTTATTATTGCCAGTGATGAGTGCTACAGCGAGCTATATTTTGATAATCCGCCGATGGGCCTGCTACAAGCTTGCGCTGAGCTTGGCCGTGACGATTATAAAAACTGCGTGGTGTTTCACTCGTTGTCGAAGCGCTCTAATCTACCTGGTTTACGCTCAGGCTTTATCGCCGGTGACTCAGCTTTATTAAAGCCGTATTTGCAGTATCGTACCTATCAAGGCTGCGCGCTACCGCTGCATCATCAGCTGGCATCGATTGCGGCTTGGCAGGATGAAGCGCATGTCGAGCATAACCGCCAGCTGTATGCACAAAAGTTTGACTTATGGATGCAGCAACTAGGTAATCAGTTAAAGCTGCGCAGACCCGATGCAGGGTTTTATTTGTGGGTACAAGTGCCTGATCAATTTACCGATGCTCAAGGTGACTTAGATGATGAGGCTTTTGTTAAAGTCTTATATGAACATCTTAATATCCATGCGCTGGCAGGTCGTTACTTGTCTCGTGAAGTTGATGGATTCAATCCAGGTAAAGGCTTTGTACGCTTAGCATTAGTAGCCAGTGTTGAAGAAAGTGAGCAAGCCATTGCTCGCATCAAGACTTTATTTGAATAG
- a CDS encoding monooxygenase yields the protein MKYLLQFDFPFSGPFGDAFFNAMQDLAKDIATEPGLVSKIWTENEETQEAGGIYVFDNLDDANRYLKKHSERLQSFGITDINAKVFNINEELSAICHAKLD from the coding sequence ATGAAATATTTACTACAGTTCGACTTTCCTTTTTCTGGCCCATTTGGTGATGCGTTCTTTAACGCCATGCAAGATTTGGCCAAAGACATTGCAACTGAGCCGGGTTTGGTTTCTAAAATTTGGACTGAGAATGAGGAAACTCAAGAGGCTGGCGGCATCTATGTCTTCGATAACTTAGACGATGCCAATCGCTATTTAAAAAAGCACAGCGAGCGTTTACAGTCTTTTGGCATTACAGACATTAATGCCAAGGTATTTAATATTAATGAAGAACTTAGCGCCATTTGTCACGCTAAGTTAGATTAA